The DNA region TACAAAGGAGAAGTTAAAGGTAAGCACTTTGCGCTTTGGGGATTGGCATTTAAGCCCGAAACCGACGATATCCGCGAGGCACCTGCGCTGTATATTATTGATGCCCTTGTAAAACAAGGTGCAACAATCACCGTTTTTGACCCAGAGGCGATGGAAAACGTAAAGAGCGTTATTGGCAATCAGGTTAGTTATGCAAGTAACCAGTACGAAGCACTCGAAAATGCAGACGCACTTTTGATCGCTACCGAATGGTCAGTATTTCGTAACCCCGATTTCGAAAAGATAGATGGAATATTGAAGAACAAGGTAGTATTCGACGGCCGTAATTTATACGACCTGCAAAAGATGATCGATCTGGGTTATTACTACAATAGTATTGGCAGGAAATTAATTGGTTAAAATGGAGCGGAAAAGGATTTTAATAACAGGAGCGGCAGGCTTTTTAGGTTCGCATTTATGCGATCGCTTTATTAAGGAAGATTATTATGTAATTGGAATGGATAATCTCATTACAGGCGATCTGGCCAACATTGAACACCTTTTCAAGCTGGAGAACTTCGAGTTTTATAACCATGATGTTTCCAAATTCGTTCACATTCCCGGCAAATTGGATTATATTTTGCATTTTGCCTCGCCCGCCAGCCCCATTGATTACCTTAAAATTCCCATCCAAACCTTAAAGGTAGGTTCTTTGGGTACCCATAATCTGTTGGGCCTGGCCAGGAACAAAAAGGCACGGATGCTTATTGCTTCAACATCTGAGGTTTATGGCGACCCGAATGTAAACCCACAACCAGAGGAATATTGGGGAAATGTGAATCCTGTCGGGCCTCGTGGCGTGTACGATGAGGCCAAGCGCTTTCAGGAGGCGATTACGATGGCTTACCACACTTTTCATGGTGTGGAAACAAGGATCGTTAGAATCTTTAATACCTATGGACCGAGGATGCGTCTGAACGACGGTCGCGTTTTGCCAGCGTTTATCGGGCAGGCCTTGCGTGGCGAGGATTTGACTGTTTTTGGCGACGGTAGCCAGACACGATCGTTCTGCTATGTTGACGACTTGATCGAAGGAATTTACCGCTTGTTGATGAGCGATTATGCACAGCCCGTAAACATCGGCAACCCCGATGAGATTACCATACAACAGTTTTGCGAAGAGATTATCAAGCTTACCGGAACCTCACAAAAAATCGTTTACAAAGATCTTCCACAGGATGATCCCAAACAACGCCGCCCAGACATTACCAAGGCAAAATCGATGTTGGGGTGGGAGCCAAAGGTTGGCCGTGCTGAGGGATTAAAAATTACCTACGAATATTTTAAATCGTTGCCTACCGAGGCGCTGAAAAAAATTGAACATAAGGATTTCACCACATTTAACCGTTAAAAATGTCAAAGATATTAGTTACCGGAGGAACCGGGTATATAGGTTCTCATACCGTTGTCGAGTTGCACAATGCAGGATATGAAGTTGTTATTGTAGATAACCTTTCTAACTCGAACATTAAAATTTTAACCCAGCTTCACGCCATTACCGGAAAATGGTTCGATTTCAATGAGATCGATCTTCAGGATGATCAGGCCGTTCAGGAGTTTGCCGAAAACAATACGGATGTTACCGGGATCATTCATTTTGCCGCATCCAAAGCAGTTGGAGAGTCTGTAGAAAAACCATTAAAATACTACAAGAACAATTTTTACGGATTGATTAACCTGCTAACCGCATTTAACAGAAAGATTGATTTCGTGTTTTCATCATCGTGTACGGTTTATGGCCAGCCCGATAGCTTACCTGTAACCGAAGCGGCGCCGGTAAAAAAGGCAGAATCTCCGTATGGTAATACCAAGCAAATTGCCGAAGAAATTTTAGCGGAAACTGCTGCGGTAACGCCCGACTTACACGTAATTGCCCTGCGTTATTTCAATCCGGTTGGTGCACACAAAACCGCCCTGATTGGCGAGTTACCAAATGGTGTGCCGGCCAACCTGGTGCCATTTATCACCCAATCTGCCATTGGCAAACGAGGCCCGATAACTGTTTATGGCAACGATTATGATACGCCAGATGGGTCGGCCATTCGCGATTATATTCATGTTGTAGATTTAGCCAGGGCACACGTAGCGGCAATAAAAAGATTGGAAGAAAGCAAGGCCAGTTCAAATTACGAAGTGTTTAACATCGGCACAGGTAAAGGTTCGTCGGTTTTGGAGATTATTGCTGCGTTTGAAAAAGTAAACGGCGAAAAACTGAATTACAATATCGGCCCGAGAAGGGCTGGCGATATCGTTCAGATTTATGGGGATGTACAGAAATCTAACCAGGAGTTGGGATGGAAGGCTGAACTTGATCTAGACGAAATGATGCGCTCGGCCTGGGAATGGGAAAAATACATTAAAGCGAATCCTTTTTAGATGAAGCTGTCGGAGCACAAGGATTTAAAAGCCGCCATTATAGCACTGCCTGTTAAGGAAAAGGACAGGCTGTTGCTTCGTTTGGTGGCAAAAGACAAAGTGCTTACCGAGCACCTGCACTACAAAATATTGGAAAGTGAAGGCGACCTGGAGGATAGAAAGGAAACCATCAAATCGAATGTAACAGCAATAATTCCCGAACTTAAGGCATTAAATGCCAAAGAGGCGCTGGCGAGGGTTAGAAAGCTAATTGCGTCTGTAAATCATTTTTATAAGGTTACTAAAGATCCGATAGGAGAGGTTGAACTGAAGCTATTCATTCTTCAACAAGTTCCTTTAACCTATAAAAGATCTATTTTTGGCTATCGCGATTACAGTTTTTTGTTTGCTTCCTTTTACATTAAAACTGTCGAAACAACCATCAATAAGCTGAAAAAACTACACGAAGATTTACAGTTTGATTTAGCAGATTCGCTAAACGATTTACTGAAAAAGATTTACTCATCTAACTTAAAAGCGGCCGCCGAAGCCAGCAGCTTACCAAAGCCAACATCTTAACGATGCAAAAAGAGCGTGATCACTGTTTAAAGCGACATAGAATTGATGCGGTTTGCGCTAAATTCTTCTAGTCGGAACCAGAACAAATTATAGAAAAAACGCTAAATTGCGCCAGCCAACCCCATTTCGATTTGAAGGTTGTTGAAATAAAATGGTCAGTGTAATAGGCTCATCGGTTTGAATAGAGATGAAATGGAAGCTTTCAACCTCTCGCAGGAAATTTAATACGCTCAAACTCAAGATATCTCATGTTCGGATTTTTTAAAAGGAAAAAAGTAATTCCCGAATTCAACTTCTCCACTATTGGAACAGATATGCATTCGCATATCATTCCGGGAATCGACGATGGCGCTCAAACCCTTACCGATGCATTAATACTTGCCAGAAAGTTTAAATCCCTCGGCTTCCAAAAACTCATCGCAACCCCGCATGTAATGGCCGATTATTTTCGCAATACTCCCGATACGATAAATCGAGGGTTGGAAGTTTTGCGGAAGGGAATCCAAGAAATACACCTCGATTTAGAGGTAGATGCAGCTGCGGAATATTATTTAGATGAAACGCTGGAAAAAAAGATTAAAGAGAAAGATGTACTTACCTTTGGAAGTAATTATCTGCTGTTCGAACTTTCATACCTAACCGCACCGCAAAATCTTGTCGATCTGATCAGTCTCATGCAAGATGCAGGATTTAAGCCCGTGCTTGCCCACCCCGAGCGGTACCCGTATTTTTATAACTCGTTTGAGAGTTACCTTCAAATTAAAGAAACCGGCTGTTTATTGCAAATGAACTCGATTGCTTTAACGGGTTATTATGGCTCGGGTGCAAAAAAGGTTGCCGAAGAAATGGTGGAAAAAGATCTGGTCGATTTTATTGGCAGCGATATGCATCACCCAAAGCACGCAGCCGCCCTTGAAAATAGTTTAAGCACACCGTTAATGCAGAAGTTGCTTAGTAATGGTGAGCTTAATAATGTTTTGTTGTAAGTAACGAAAGATGTATTTCTTTGGTTGTAACTACCTTAACTTTACTGTCATGCTGAGGTACGAAGCATCGCCAACCGATTAGCATGGGACCTGCATACCTCACCAGCATTCATTATTGAGTTTGTGCTTTTTTTGAGCTAGCATTTCATCGTGTAGAGATTCTTTCACTGCGTTCAGAATGACAAGTAGGGAGGCCTTTGATTAATAAAAACCCTTACTCGTACCTTAATGCTTCAACAGGATCTAATTTCGAAGCCTTTTTTGCCGGATAATAGCCAGAAAGAATACCCACCAGTACACATAAAACAAAACCACCGATTATAAACAGCCACGGAATTAGGAAAGATCCACCCATGGCCAACGATATGATGTTACCCAGTACAATCCCCAAAAATATTCCTAAAACACCTCCCATTAAACAAATTACTACGGCCTCAATTAAAAACTGGCGACGAATAACCTTTGGATTAGCGCCAATGGCTTTTCTGATCCCGATTTCGCGGGTTCGCTCTGTTACCGAAACCAGCATGATATTCATCAAACCGATAGAGGCACCGATTAAGGTAATTATACCGATGGCGACACCCCCAACCGCTACAAAGGCCAGGTTTTCGAATAAGGTTTGTGCAACAGCGTCGCTCTTGGTAATTTCGAAATTATTAGGTTCGCTAACCTTTACCTTGCGGATATTTCTGAAAAGTGCAGTGGCTTCGCCGATAACATTCTCTTGATCATTATTATCGCCAACCATAACCGTAATGGTGTAAGATGGATTGGCATTGGCATTAATCTGCTTGGCCTTCAATAAGGGAACATATACCGCTCTATCGCCACTAAAGCCCATGCTCGAGCCCTTTTTCTCCAAAATACCAACGATTTTAAAACGGTTGTTTCCTACGTTGATGAGCTTATCCATCGGATCTGCATTTTTGAAAAGTCGCTCAACAACCTCGCCACCTACAATACAAACATTACTGCCCATGGCCACTTCGGAAGCACCGAAGTTTCTGCCTTGCGAGAGGTTAAGCCCCTGCGAAGCCAGTCCGTTTTCGTCTATGCCCTGAACGTTAATATTGGGGTTGGTTTTTAAACTGCCGTATTTTACCGTTGACCCACCACTGGCAAAAACGCTTACAGCGACGGTTGCAGGAGCATTAAGGCTATCTTTGAATTTAATCGCATCCTCGTAACGGATTGATTTGAAAGGCTTCGGGCGCTTTCCGTTACCAATTCTGATGCCCGAACCCCGATTCCGAATGTTAAATGAATTGGCACCCATGCTGCTAAAAGCATCTGTCATGCTCTTTTTAACTGCATCAAGTGTTGTCAAAATACCGACTAAGGCCATTAAACCGATTGCGATAATCAAGGCAGTAAGCATGGTACGCAAGCGATTACCTTTGATAGATTCCAGCGCCAGTCTAATATTTTCTCTGTAGTTCATTTACTTTAGTATCAAGATTTTTGTATCAAGTATCAAGCATGGACGTTAAACCTTCAAGTTTCGTTTTTAATCCCTCTCGCAGACTGGTCTTAGTCTTTCAGCTTTAATCTTTCCGCTTTCACCTTTTGGCTTTCACCTTTTGGCTTTCGCCTTTAAGCTTTAGTCTTTTAGCTTTCACCTTTCACCGCTTAAAACAAAAAAGTCCCGACGTTTAGACATCAGGACTATACTTTATGTTACAATAAATATCGTTTTATGCTGAGAAACTCGTTCCGCAACCGCAAGTGCTGGTTGCATTCGGGTTTATAAAAGTAAAACCACGCGAGTTTAAGCCATCTTGCCAATCGATCATCATGCCCATCAGGTACATTTGATGCGCCTTGTTCATGAAAACCTTAATGCCTTCGATAAAAAACTCCTGATCGCCCTCTTTTTTCTGATCAAATCCTAAAACGTAGTTCATGCCTGCGCAACCGCCGCCTTCAACGCCTACACGTAAACCGTAGTCGTCGCCAATTTCTTGCTGGTCTTTTAATTTATAAAGCTCTTTAGCTGCTCCCTCTGAAAAAGTAACCGGTGCAAATGATGTATCAACTGTTGTACTCATGTTATTTCAAATTTATCTGTTACAAATATAAATAATAATGCACATTTTTGCTTTTAGCGGAGCAATATATTACCGTAGAAAAACAAAACATGGATATTCAACAAATTTCGATAGATGTAATTATTTTATTCGCAGGAATATTTCTCGCCTTTATGGCAATTTATTATATTGTTAAGGGTGATATTCAGCATTTTTTCGATTTGAAGGCTGTTGAGCTTAATAAAGAAAGCCGATCGCACGTTTTGCCGCTGCGTCTTCAGGCACACGAACGGCTCGTCATTTTCGTCGACCGCATTAACCCGGCCAATTTATTGGTACGATTGCACCAGCAGGGAATAAGTATCGGCGCCTTGCAAGGGGGAATTTTGACCGAGATCCGCTCCGAATATCAACACAACATTACGCAGCAACTTTATATCGACAGCGTAACGTGGAATGTGGTGCGTAAACTAAAAGACGATACCATTGCCATGATTACCAATGCTGTTAAGGGTTTACCTGAAGATGCAAATGGAATAGAATTGAGCAAGGCCATTCTTCAGCACATGGCGAGTATAGAGGAAAATCCTTACGATTTAACGGTTGAGTTGATAAAGAAAGATATTCAAAGGTTGTTTTAACGCAATTGCAATGACCAATTACCAATTAACAATTATCAATTTGCAATTACCGATTAGCAATGACCAATTAACAATTTGCAATTTGCAATTACCAATGAACCAATGAGCTAATGAACCACTGACCAATGAACCATTGAACCAAAAATATGAGCGCAAAAAAGCATACCACCACCTCAGGCATCGAAATTAAGGAAATTTATACTTCGGCAAATGCGATGAATGAAAGGGCTGGCGAATATCCGTTTACCAGAGGCATAAAAAAGGATATGTATCGCGGCAGGCTTTGGACGATGAGGCAATATGCTGGTTTTTCAACAGCCGAGGAATCGAACAAGCGCTATCATTATTTATTGGCTCAGGGAACAACGGGATTGTCTGTCGCCTTTGATTTGCCAACCCAGATTGGTTACGACTCTGATCATGAAATGGCCGACGGCGAAGTAGGCAAAGTAGGTGTGGCCATCGATTCGTTAAAGGATATTGAGATTCTATTTGATGGCATCGAACTCAAAAACATTACCACTTCGATGACGATTAACGCAACTGCCGCTATATTACTGGCCATGTACATTGCGCTGGCCAAAAAGCAAGGTGCAGATTTGAAGCAGATTTCGGGAACAATACAGAACGATATATTAAAAGAATACGCCGCAAGAGGAACATATATTTATCCGCCGAAGCCCTCGATGCGATTGATTACCGATATTTTTGAGTTTTGCAGTCGCGAAGTACCAAAATGGAACACCATTTCCATTTCCGGCTACCACATTCGCGAGGCTGGTTCAACCGCGGTACAGGAGCTGGCCTTTACTTTGGCAAACGGTAAAACCTATTTAAAGGCGGCAATTGAAAATGGATTGGCTATTAATGTGTTTGCCCGGCGACTTTCGTTCTTCTTTAATTGTCATAACAACTTTTTCGAAGAAATTGCCAAGTTCAGGGCCGCCAGGCGGATGTGGGCAAAAATTACGAAGGATTTGGGTGCAACCGACGAAAAGGCGCAAATGCTTCGTTTCCATACGCAAACGGGCGGCTCGAC from Pedobacter endophyticus includes:
- a CDS encoding UDP-glucuronic acid decarboxylase family protein, with the protein product MERKRILITGAAGFLGSHLCDRFIKEDYYVIGMDNLITGDLANIEHLFKLENFEFYNHDVSKFVHIPGKLDYILHFASPASPIDYLKIPIQTLKVGSLGTHNLLGLARNKKARMLIASTSEVYGDPNVNPQPEEYWGNVNPVGPRGVYDEAKRFQEAITMAYHTFHGVETRIVRIFNTYGPRMRLNDGRVLPAFIGQALRGEDLTVFGDGSQTRSFCYVDDLIEGIYRLLMSDYAQPVNIGNPDEITIQQFCEEIIKLTGTSQKIVYKDLPQDDPKQRRPDITKAKSMLGWEPKVGRAEGLKITYEYFKSLPTEALKKIEHKDFTTFNR
- the galE gene encoding UDP-glucose 4-epimerase GalE, which produces MSKILVTGGTGYIGSHTVVELHNAGYEVVIVDNLSNSNIKILTQLHAITGKWFDFNEIDLQDDQAVQEFAENNTDVTGIIHFAASKAVGESVEKPLKYYKNNFYGLINLLTAFNRKIDFVFSSSCTVYGQPDSLPVTEAAPVKKAESPYGNTKQIAEEILAETAAVTPDLHVIALRYFNPVGAHKTALIGELPNGVPANLVPFITQSAIGKRGPITVYGNDYDTPDGSAIRDYIHVVDLARAHVAAIKRLEESKASSNYEVFNIGTGKGSSVLEIIAAFEKVNGEKLNYNIGPRRAGDIVQIYGDVQKSNQELGWKAELDLDEMMRSAWEWEKYIKANPF
- a CDS encoding tyrosine-protein phosphatase — protein: MFGFFKRKKVIPEFNFSTIGTDMHSHIIPGIDDGAQTLTDALILARKFKSLGFQKLIATPHVMADYFRNTPDTINRGLEVLRKGIQEIHLDLEVDAAAEYYLDETLEKKIKEKDVLTFGSNYLLFELSYLTAPQNLVDLISLMQDAGFKPVLAHPERYPYFYNSFESYLQIKETGCLLQMNSIALTGYYGSGAKKVAEEMVEKDLVDFIGSDMHHPKHAAALENSLSTPLMQKLLSNGELNNVLL
- a CDS encoding ABC transporter permease; amino-acid sequence: MNYRENIRLALESIKGNRLRTMLTALIIAIGLMALVGILTTLDAVKKSMTDAFSSMGANSFNIRNRGSGIRIGNGKRPKPFKSIRYEDAIKFKDSLNAPATVAVSVFASGGSTVKYGSLKTNPNINVQGIDENGLASQGLNLSQGRNFGASEVAMGSNVCIVGGEVVERLFKNADPMDKLINVGNNRFKIVGILEKKGSSMGFSGDRAVYVPLLKAKQINANANPSYTITVMVGDNNDQENVIGEATALFRNIRKVKVSEPNNFEITKSDAVAQTLFENLAFVAVGGVAIGIITLIGASIGLMNIMLVSVTERTREIGIRKAIGANPKVIRRQFLIEAVVICLMGGVLGIFLGIVLGNIISLAMGGSFLIPWLFIIGGFVLCVLVGILSGYYPAKKASKLDPVEALRYE
- a CDS encoding HesB/IscA family protein, with product MSTTVDTSFAPVTFSEGAAKELYKLKDQQEIGDDYGLRVGVEGGGCAGMNYVLGFDQKKEGDQEFFIEGIKVFMNKAHQMYLMGMMIDWQDGLNSRGFTFINPNATSTCGCGTSFSA
- a CDS encoding DUF7935 family protein, translated to MDIQQISIDVIILFAGIFLAFMAIYYIVKGDIQHFFDLKAVELNKESRSHVLPLRLQAHERLVIFVDRINPANLLVRLHQQGISIGALQGGILTEIRSEYQHNITQQLYIDSVTWNVVRKLKDDTIAMITNAVKGLPEDANGIELSKAILQHMASIEENPYDLTVELIKKDIQRLF
- a CDS encoding acyl-CoA mutase large subunit family protein; translation: MSAKKHTTTSGIEIKEIYTSANAMNERAGEYPFTRGIKKDMYRGRLWTMRQYAGFSTAEESNKRYHYLLAQGTTGLSVAFDLPTQIGYDSDHEMADGEVGKVGVAIDSLKDIEILFDGIELKNITTSMTINATAAILLAMYIALAKKQGADLKQISGTIQNDILKEYAARGTYIYPPKPSMRLITDIFEFCSREVPKWNTISISGYHIREAGSTAVQELAFTLANGKTYLKAAIENGLAINVFARRLSFFFNCHNNFFEEIAKFRAARRMWAKITKDLGATDEKAQMLRFHTQTGGSTLTAQQPLNNVIRVTNQAMAAVLGGTQSLHTNGYDEALSLPTEAAAKIALRTQQIIAFESGVTDTVDPLAGSFFVESLTDEIETAAWAYIDKIDAMGGSVNAIESEYMQNEIAAASYQYQREIETGERVSVGVNKFIQEEEGLTDILRIDDAIRKLQTEKLRLLKAERNNVDVSTALQALENAAKDGSNMMPYIIDAVEKYATLGEIADVMRKVFGEY